From Rhodoferax sp. AJA081-3, the proteins below share one genomic window:
- a CDS encoding YhgE/Pip domain-containing protein, protein MRVLRDAIAIFRMEMTLFTRFPKLKVSTIGVIIIPALYALIYLSSVQDPGAHTGDLKAALVNLDQGLHYRGQDVNVGQEVAASIRERQTFGFVDYLEEDEAKRAVRQGRLAFALIIPSDFSANAVPGQAAAGGRLVMYVSEGNNYNGAQIAKRFAAELGHQVNINLNENRWSLVLTNVTGSRDKLTELRKGVATLNDGAQKLDAGLAKADSGSKTLASGADGLGHAVVQLTDGVKQLGTGLRTMDQQRPSAHDLAALKTAPAELLSGHTSLSHGLQDLQNGAQELTDASIRMRDETKAIPLVGTRLSEGASQLGDGAALLGAGIQSARLGQAQLADGTQKLGAGTAKLVDGMVALGGGIHTAASKVPEDAKLDELASASRTVGAGAHDLRQGLGQLKSGSKELTLGLDLLNHSLPRDVQAPEGSARGLADSVEPVIEIVAPVPNNGAGFAPNFLATSLWLGAVMSAFLFHLRRLPLAASTASRPARLLGKLGILGAVVVAQAMVIMLMSLFLLEISVAHLGPYALTLVISSLTFLTIIVALTRAFGDAGKAAVLLLMVLQLSSAGGVLPVELSGGIYQTVSPWLPFTWVIKALRVTMFGAFDGDSLSAWLVIGLIGTIAWLAACFVGRWQFVSTEEHRPAMEFEGV, encoded by the coding sequence ATGCGTGTCCTGCGCGATGCAATTGCGATTTTTCGCATGGAGATGACGCTGTTTACGCGTTTTCCCAAGCTCAAGGTCTCGACGATTGGCGTGATCATCATCCCGGCGCTGTACGCGCTGATCTACCTTTCCAGCGTGCAAGACCCCGGCGCCCACACCGGCGACCTCAAAGCCGCCCTGGTCAACCTGGACCAGGGGCTGCACTACCGCGGCCAGGATGTGAACGTGGGCCAGGAGGTGGCCGCGTCGATCCGCGAACGACAGACCTTTGGCTTTGTCGACTACCTGGAAGAAGACGAAGCCAAACGGGCGGTGCGGCAGGGTCGCCTGGCGTTTGCACTGATCATTCCCAGCGACTTCAGCGCCAACGCCGTACCCGGGCAAGCCGCCGCCGGTGGCCGCCTGGTGATGTATGTGTCCGAAGGCAACAACTACAACGGTGCCCAGATTGCCAAGCGTTTTGCCGCCGAGCTGGGGCACCAGGTCAACATCAATCTGAACGAAAACCGCTGGTCCCTGGTGCTGACCAACGTCACCGGCTCGCGCGACAAACTGACCGAGCTGCGTAAAGGCGTGGCCACGCTGAATGACGGCGCGCAGAAATTGGATGCCGGTCTGGCGAAAGCCGACTCGGGCTCCAAAACCCTGGCCAGCGGCGCGGACGGCTTGGGGCACGCCGTCGTGCAGCTGACGGACGGTGTCAAACAATTGGGCACCGGATTGCGCACCATGGACCAGCAACGTCCGTCCGCACACGACCTGGCGGCGCTCAAGACCGCACCGGCCGAACTGCTGTCTGGCCACACCAGTCTGTCGCACGGCCTCCAGGATTTGCAGAATGGCGCACAGGAGCTGACCGACGCCAGCATTCGCATGCGGGACGAAACCAAGGCCATCCCCCTGGTTGGCACACGCCTCTCCGAAGGTGCGTCACAGCTCGGCGATGGTGCGGCCCTGTTGGGCGCGGGCATACAGTCCGCGCGCCTGGGCCAGGCGCAGCTGGCAGACGGCACCCAGAAGCTGGGTGCAGGCACGGCCAAGCTGGTAGACGGCATGGTGGCTCTGGGTGGCGGTATCCACACAGCGGCCAGCAAAGTGCCGGAAGATGCCAAGCTGGACGAATTGGCCAGCGCAAGCCGCACAGTGGGTGCCGGAGCACACGATTTGCGCCAAGGACTGGGCCAGCTCAAAAGCGGCTCCAAAGAACTGACGCTGGGATTGGACCTGTTGAACCACTCACTGCCCCGAGATGTGCAGGCACCAGAGGGCAGCGCCCGTGGCCTGGCAGATTCGGTCGAGCCCGTCATCGAAATTGTGGCCCCCGTGCCCAACAACGGCGCTGGTTTTGCGCCCAACTTTCTGGCCACCTCGCTGTGGCTGGGCGCGGTGATGTCGGCTTTCCTGTTCCACCTGCGCCGCCTGCCACTGGCCGCGTCCACGGCCTCGCGCCCGGCCCGGTTGTTGGGCAAACTGGGCATTCTGGGCGCGGTGGTGGTTGCACAGGCCATGGTCATCATGCTGATGTCACTGTTTCTGCTGGAGATTTCAGTGGCCCATTTGGGCCCCTATGCACTGACCTTGGTCATCAGTTCGCTGACCTTCCTGACCATCATCGTTGCACTGACCCGCGCCTTTGGGGACGCGGGCAAGGCTGCGGTGCTGCTGTTGATGGTGCTGCAACTGTCGTCCGCGGGGGGCGTGTTGCCGGTCGAACTGTCGGGAGGTATTTACCAGACGGTTAGCCCCTGGTTGCCCTTCACCTGGGTCATCAAGGCCCTGCGTGTCACCATGTTCGGCGCGTTTGACGGCGACTCGCTCAGCGCCTGGCTGGTCATCGGCCTGATCGGCACCATCGCATGGCTGGCTGCGTGTTTTGTCGGTCGCTGGCAATTTGTCAGCACCGAGGAGCACCGCCCGGCGATGGAGTTTGAAGGGGTTTAA
- the metF gene encoding methylenetetrahydrofolate reductase [NAD(P)H]: MSDTSRIPLSVEFFPPKTPEGVAKLRAVRQQLYALKPEFCSVTFGAGGSTQEGTFNAVSEILAEGVSAASHFSCIGATRDTVRAQLATLKAMGVKRLVALRGDLPSGYGAGGEFHYASELVAFIRAETGDDFFIEVAAYPEIHPQARSPEADLQAFAAKVKAGANSSITQYFYNPDAYFRFVDDVAAMGLNVPVVPGIMPITSSTQLMRFSDASGAEIPRWIRLRLQSFGDDTASIKAFGLDVVTSLCEQLRAGGAPSLHFYTMNQSVATIALCERLGLVA, encoded by the coding sequence ATGTCCGATACATCCCGCATTCCCCTGAGCGTGGAATTCTTTCCGCCCAAGACCCCCGAAGGTGTGGCCAAGCTGCGCGCCGTGCGCCAGCAGCTGTATGCGCTCAAGCCCGAGTTCTGTTCGGTGACCTTTGGGGCCGGTGGCTCCACACAAGAAGGCACCTTCAATGCGGTCTCCGAAATCCTGGCCGAAGGTGTCAGTGCCGCGTCCCATTTCTCGTGCATTGGTGCCACGCGCGACACGGTGCGCGCCCAACTGGCCACACTCAAGGCCATGGGCGTCAAACGCCTGGTGGCGCTGCGCGGCGATTTGCCCAGCGGCTACGGTGCCGGTGGTGAATTCCACTACGCCAGCGAGTTGGTGGCCTTTATCCGTGCCGAAACCGGTGACGACTTCTTCATCGAAGTGGCGGCTTACCCCGAGATCCATCCCCAGGCCCGATCGCCCGAGGCCGACTTGCAGGCTTTTGCCGCCAAGGTCAAGGCTGGTGCCAATTCGTCCATCACCCAGTATTTCTACAACCCGGACGCTTATTTCCGTTTTGTGGACGACGTGGCGGCCATGGGCCTCAACGTGCCTGTGGTGCCCGGCATCATGCCCATTACCAGCTCCACGCAGCTGATGCGTTTTTCGGACGCCAGCGGTGCCGAGATTCCACGCTGGATCCGCCTGCGCCTGCAAAGTTTTGGCGACGATACGGCGTCCATCAAGGCCTTTGGCCTGGACGTGGTGACCAGTTTGTGTGAGCAGTTGCGCGCCGGTGGTGCTCCTTCGCTGCACTTCTACACCATGAACCAGAGTGTGGCGACGATTGCGCTCTGCGAGCGCCTGGGCTTGGTGGCGTAA
- a CDS encoding TlyA family RNA methyltransferase produces the protein MRIDQLLVLRGLATTRSQAQRLIADGVEWLQGEAWKRVAKNGDEVPENADVRLLDDSEARYVSRGGLKLEAALKQVGLSVDGLACLDVGQSTGGFTDCLLQHGARLVVGVDVGSAQLHPQLREDGRVLCVEKVNARSLTAMDFEAACVNYTGAGGQFDPEAEGAEPFVPEFDVVVGDLSFISQTLVLPAVIPFLKPGGTLLTLVKPQFELQPGQVGKGGIVKDDAMYPIVEQRLRETCADLGLTVTAWFDSPIEGGDGNREFFICATK, from the coding sequence ATGCGCATTGACCAACTACTCGTTTTACGTGGCCTGGCCACTACCCGGTCGCAGGCCCAGCGCCTGATTGCCGATGGTGTGGAATGGCTGCAGGGCGAGGCGTGGAAGCGCGTAGCCAAAAACGGTGACGAAGTGCCCGAGAACGCCGACGTTCGCCTGCTCGACGACTCCGAGGCCCGCTACGTATCCCGTGGCGGTCTGAAGCTGGAAGCCGCGCTCAAGCAAGTGGGCCTGTCGGTCGACGGCCTGGCCTGTCTGGATGTGGGGCAAAGCACCGGCGGTTTTACCGACTGCCTGCTGCAGCATGGCGCGCGTCTGGTGGTGGGTGTGGATGTGGGCAGCGCCCAGCTGCACCCGCAACTGCGCGAAGACGGCCGTGTGCTGTGTGTCGAGAAGGTGAATGCCCGTTCCCTGACTGCTATGGATTTTGAAGCAGCATGTGTAAATTACACGGGGGCTGGCGGCCAGTTTGATCCAGAGGCTGAGGGCGCAGAGCCGTTTGTGCCAGAGTTTGATGTGGTGGTGGGCGACCTGTCCTTCATCTCGCAGACCTTGGTGCTGCCGGCGGTTATTCCCTTTTTGAAACCCGGCGGCACGTTGCTCACCTTGGTCAAGCCGCAATTCGAATTGCAGCCGGGCCAAGTAGGCAAGGGCGGCATCGTCAAGGACGACGCCATGTACCCCATCGTGGAGCAGCGGTTGCGCGAAACCTGTGCCGATCTGGGCCTGACCGTGACGGCGTGGTTCGACTCCCCCATCGAAGGTGGAGACGGCAACCGCGAGTTTTTTATTTGCGCAACGAAATAA
- the ahcY gene encoding adenosylhomocysteinase: MSALKPVSKTEDYKIADLSLAPWGRKELTIAETEMPGLMAIRQEFAKAQPLKGARITGSLHMTIQTGVLVETLQALGADVRWASCNIFSTQDHAAAALVAQGTPVFAHKGETLEEYWDFTHRIFEFGGKKGTAAEGPNMILDDGGDATLLMHLGARAEKDIKVLANPGSEEEICLFKAIKAKLKLDPTWYSRRLKNIIGVTEETTTGVMRLEEMSAKGSLAFRAINVNDSVTKSKFDNLYGCRESLVDAIKRATDVMIAGKVALVAGYGDVGKGSAQALRALSAQVWVTEVDPINALQAAMEGYKVVTMEYAADKADIFVTATGNKNVITFKHMQAMKDQAIVCNIGHFDNEIDVASLEKLKWDEIKPQVDHVIFPATKGKNAKPEKRIILLAKGRLVNLGCGTGHPSFVMSSSFANQTIAQIELFTKPKEYKSGKVYVLPKHLDEKVARLHLMKVGAQLSELTDEQAAYIGVSKSGPYKKDTYRY, translated from the coding sequence ATGAGCGCATTGAAACCCGTTTCCAAGACCGAAGACTACAAAATCGCCGACCTGAGCCTGGCCCCCTGGGGACGCAAAGAGCTCACTATTGCCGAGACCGAAATGCCGGGTCTGATGGCCATCCGCCAAGAATTCGCCAAGGCCCAGCCGCTCAAGGGCGCGCGTATCACTGGCTCCCTGCACATGACCATCCAGACCGGCGTGCTGGTCGAGACCCTGCAAGCCTTGGGCGCCGACGTGCGTTGGGCTTCGTGCAACATCTTCTCCACACAAGACCACGCCGCTGCCGCCTTGGTGGCGCAGGGCACACCGGTGTTTGCGCACAAGGGCGAAACGCTGGAAGAGTATTGGGACTTTACGCACCGCATTTTTGAATTCGGTGGCAAGAAGGGCACTGCGGCTGAAGGCCCCAACATGATCCTGGACGACGGCGGCGACGCTACGTTGCTGATGCACCTGGGCGCCCGTGCCGAGAAGGACATCAAGGTCCTGGCCAACCCTGGCAGCGAAGAAGAAATCTGCTTGTTCAAGGCCATCAAGGCCAAGCTCAAGCTGGACCCCACCTGGTACAGCCGCCGCCTGAAAAACATCATCGGCGTGACCGAAGAAACCACCACGGGCGTGATGCGTCTGGAAGAAATGTCGGCCAAGGGCTCGTTGGCGTTCCGCGCCATCAACGTCAATGACTCGGTGACCAAGAGCAAGTTTGACAACCTGTACGGTTGCCGCGAATCCCTGGTGGACGCCATCAAGCGCGCCACCGACGTGATGATCGCCGGCAAAGTAGCCTTGGTGGCTGGTTATGGCGACGTGGGCAAGGGCTCCGCCCAGGCACTGCGCGCACTGTCTGCCCAAGTGTGGGTGACCGAAGTGGACCCCATCAACGCCCTGCAAGCCGCGATGGAAGGCTACAAGGTTGTGACCATGGAATACGCCGCCGACAAGGCCGACATTTTTGTGACCGCTACCGGCAACAAGAATGTCATCACCTTCAAGCACATGCAGGCCATGAAGGACCAGGCCATCGTTTGCAACATCGGCCACTTCGACAATGAAATCGACGTAGCTTCGCTGGAAAAGCTGAAGTGGGACGAGATCAAGCCCCAGGTGGACCACGTGATCTTCCCCGCTACCAAGGGCAAGAACGCCAAGCCCGAGAAACGCATCATCCTGTTGGCCAAGGGCCGCCTGGTGAATCTGGGTTGTGGTACTGGCCACCCCAGCTTTGTGATGTCGTCCAGCTTTGCCAACCAGACCATCGCCCAGATCGAACTGTTCACCAAGCCCAAGGAATACAAGTCGGGCAAGGTCTATGTGTTGCCCAAGCACCTGGACGAAAAGGTGGCACGCCTGCACCTGATGAAGGTCGGCGCGCAATTGAGCGAATTGACCGATGAGCAAGCCGCCTACATCGGCGTCAGCAAGTCCGGCCCATACAAAAAAGACACGTATCGCTACTAA
- a CDS encoding peptide chain release factor 3 — MTFLAETKRRRTFAIISHPDAGKTTLTEKLLLFSGAIQIAGSVKARKATRHATSDWMEIEKQRGISVASSVMQMAYRDHVVNLLDTPGHKDFSEDTYRVLTAVDSALMVIDAANGVEAQTRRLIEVCRQRDTPIITFVNKMDREVREPLDILDEIERELGMPCVPMTWPVGQGKSFGGIVNLRTQMMTVFDGGKDRRPQEFESMPLSDTAALEKRFGHEWTTAMESMELATGASPAWDHAAFLAGKQTPVFFGSGVNNFGVMEVLDALVDLAPSPQMRISSTLVNRQPVVKEVRPEDEAFSGVVFKVQANMDANHRDRIAFVRMASGKYTPGMKLKVMRTSKELRPTSVVTFMSQRREAVEEAYAGDIVGFTTHGGVQLGDTITDGSVNLLYTGLPFFAPEMFMTVVLRNPLRTKQLQQGLAQLGEEGAIQVFKPEIGGNMLLGAVGQLQFEVVQHRLKGEYDADIRLEGCQYTGARWITADTPAELKAFCDAYPMRMARDAADTLAYLCTSPYDVRLAQERFPKIHFHPLREHAGLALQTAG; from the coding sequence ATGACCTTTCTTGCCGAGACCAAGCGTCGCCGCACCTTTGCCATCATTTCCCACCCGGATGCCGGTAAAACCACGCTGACCGAAAAGCTGCTGTTGTTCTCGGGCGCGATCCAGATTGCCGGATCGGTCAAGGCGCGCAAGGCCACACGACACGCCACCTCCGACTGGATGGAGATTGAAAAGCAGCGGGGTATCTCCGTCGCATCCAGTGTGATGCAAATGGCCTACCGCGACCACGTGGTTAACCTGCTGGACACGCCCGGCCACAAAGACTTCTCGGAAGATACCTACCGCGTGCTGACCGCCGTGGATTCGGCCCTGATGGTGATCGACGCGGCAAACGGTGTGGAAGCCCAGACCCGCCGCCTGATCGAGGTCTGCCGCCAGCGCGACACACCCATCATCACCTTCGTCAACAAGATGGACCGCGAAGTGCGTGAGCCGCTGGACATACTGGACGAGATCGAACGCGAGCTGGGCATGCCCTGTGTTCCCATGACCTGGCCCGTGGGCCAGGGCAAATCCTTCGGCGGTATCGTCAATTTGCGCACACAGATGATGACCGTGTTTGACGGCGGAAAAGACCGCCGTCCGCAAGAGTTTGAGTCCATGCCCTTGAGCGACACCGCTGCACTGGAAAAGCGCTTCGGCCACGAGTGGACCACCGCCATGGAAAGCATGGAACTGGCCACCGGCGCGTCCCCCGCCTGGGACCACGCCGCCTTTCTGGCGGGTAAACAAACCCCCGTGTTCTTTGGCTCCGGCGTCAACAATTTTGGTGTGATGGAAGTGCTGGATGCTTTGGTGGACCTGGCCCCCAGCCCCCAAATGCGTATCAGCTCCACGCTGGTCAATCGCCAGCCGGTGGTGAAAGAAGTGCGGCCCGAGGACGAAGCCTTCAGTGGCGTGGTTTTCAAGGTGCAGGCCAATATGGACGCCAACCACCGCGACCGCATCGCCTTTGTGCGCATGGCATCGGGCAAATACACACCGGGCATGAAGCTGAAAGTCATGCGCACCAGCAAAGAGCTGCGTCCCACCTCCGTGGTCACCTTTATGAGCCAGCGCCGCGAGGCGGTGGAAGAGGCATATGCGGGCGACATCGTGGGCTTTACCACCCACGGCGGCGTCCAACTGGGCGATACGATTACCGACGGCAGCGTCAACCTGCTGTACACCGGCCTGCCCTTCTTCGCACCCGAAATGTTCATGACCGTGGTGCTGCGCAACCCGCTGCGCACCAAGCAGTTACAACAAGGTTTGGCACAGTTGGGTGAAGAGGGTGCCATCCAGGTTTTCAAACCCGAAATCGGCGGCAATATGCTGTTGGGCGCCGTGGGCCAGTTGCAGTTTGAAGTGGTACAGCACCGTCTAAAGGGCGAATACGACGCCGACATCCGGCTGGAAGGCTGCCAGTACACCGGCGCCCGTTGGATCACGGCCGACACACCGGCCGAGCTGAAGGCCTTTTGCGACGCCTACCCCATGCGCATGGCGCGTGATGCCGCCGACACGCTGGCCTATCTGTGCACCAGCCCCTATGACGTGCGGCTGGCGCAAGAGCGTTTTCCGAAGATCCACTTTCACCCCCTGCGCGAACATGCCGGCCTGGCATTGCAGACCGCGGGCTAA
- a CDS encoding HAD-IIB family hydrolase: MIPLNQWPLAARQNLVGVFTDIDDTLTTDGAITPDALQALAQLQAAGLKVIAITGRPVGWCEAFAGIWPVDAIVAENGAVALVGDRSLNEIGLQPPSNLPVPLSKLYQQDAITRANNQARMRQIGTRVMFQVPGVLTTRDSTGRETDLAFDYNEYARLPPEMVQRVVDLLQSYGMHTTVSSIHIHGCFGNFNKWQGANWITRELLQRDLAQEIDRWVFVGDSGNDQAMFEHFTHSVGVANIRRFESALTHLPPYITTHERGAGFAEVTAAILQAVPARQ, encoded by the coding sequence ATGATTCCATTGAACCAATGGCCTCTGGCCGCACGGCAAAACCTGGTGGGTGTGTTCACGGACATAGACGACACGCTGACCACTGACGGCGCCATCACCCCCGATGCGCTGCAGGCGCTGGCACAGCTCCAGGCGGCGGGGCTGAAGGTGATCGCCATCACCGGCCGCCCGGTGGGCTGGTGCGAGGCGTTTGCCGGCATCTGGCCGGTCGACGCCATCGTTGCGGAAAACGGTGCCGTGGCCCTGGTTGGCGACAGGTCTTTAAATGAAATCGGGCTGCAGCCCCCGTCGAATCTACCGGTACCGCTATCAAAACTATACCAACAGGATGCCATAACCCGAGCCAACAACCAGGCGCGTATGCGGCAGATTGGCACCCGGGTGATGTTCCAGGTGCCCGGCGTGTTAACCACGCGTGACAGCACGGGTCGCGAAACCGACCTGGCCTTTGACTACAACGAATACGCCCGCCTGCCCCCCGAGATGGTGCAGCGCGTGGTGGACCTGCTGCAGTCCTATGGCATGCACACCACGGTGAGCAGCATCCACATCCACGGTTGTTTTGGTAACTTCAACAAATGGCAGGGAGCCAACTGGATAACCCGCGAACTGCTGCAGCGCGACCTGGCGCAGGAGATCGACCGCTGGGTGTTTGTGGGCGACTCGGGCAACGACCAGGCCATGTTTGAACACTTCACCCACAGCGTGGGTGTGGCGAACATCCGCCGCTTTGAATCGGCGTTGACACACCTGCCGCCTTACATCACCACGCACGAGCGGGGCGCAGGCTTTGCCGAGGTGACCGCGGCGATATTGCAAGCAGTACCCGCACGCCAGTAA
- a CDS encoding sensor histidine kinase — MRFSPLRDWLPRSAKATLAVIALVASTLLMGVFAAGSYWMTEQRLTAQRAELWAKMQRHLGQPVAQSMWNFDMKGLNAVLGSELGGSVLGLAVVDEAGKLVTQVGQTLPVAGGVLPADAEVLSMDIPPVDGNPLGRVLVGWSDASLREALNATLWLALAQLVGVSLVLLAVVWVGVDRLIFKRVHQLQQALDHAAGREQAADIVALPETANDEFGAITCSINAITERLGDELEAGRASEEEARAALANMESAQEGLVRAEKMAALGRLVAGVAHELNTPIGNIMMVASTQQEVVHKLSESVASGGLTRNALISLVGQIDEGSGLMLSSARRAAELIQNFKQVAVDQTTDQLRDFELDRQIAEMLSVIAHVLSKTPIKLVQQLEPGIAMHSYPGPLGQVLTNLVMNAAKHGFNDTQPGTITVTCMRQGDMACITVTDNGVGIPPENVGKIFDPFFTTKLGQGGTGLGLHISHNMVYGPLGGRMTVMSTPAVGTAFTLLLPFSAPGSDRQ; from the coding sequence ATGCGCTTCTCTCCACTCCGCGATTGGCTGCCCCGGTCGGCCAAGGCTACGCTGGCCGTCATCGCCCTGGTGGCGTCCACCTTGCTGATGGGTGTGTTCGCAGCCGGTAGCTACTGGATGACCGAGCAGCGCCTGACCGCACAGCGCGCCGAACTGTGGGCCAAGATGCAGCGCCACCTGGGTCAGCCGGTGGCCCAGTCCATGTGGAATTTCGATATGAAAGGGCTCAACGCCGTCTTGGGGTCCGAACTGGGTGGCTCGGTACTGGGGCTGGCGGTGGTGGACGAGGCGGGCAAGCTGGTGACCCAGGTTGGTCAGACACTACCCGTGGCAGGTGGCGTTTTGCCTGCCGATGCGGAAGTGCTGAGCATGGACATTCCCCCGGTTGACGGCAATCCTCTGGGCCGGGTGCTGGTGGGCTGGTCGGACGCGTCGCTGCGCGAGGCACTCAACGCCACCTTGTGGCTGGCACTGGCTCAACTGGTGGGTGTGAGCCTGGTGCTGCTGGCGGTGGTATGGGTGGGTGTGGACCGGCTGATCTTCAAGCGCGTGCACCAGTTGCAGCAGGCGCTGGACCACGCGGCAGGGCGTGAGCAGGCGGCCGATATCGTGGCCCTGCCGGAAACGGCGAACGACGAGTTTGGCGCCATCACCTGCAGCATCAACGCCATTACTGAACGCCTGGGTGATGAACTGGAGGCTGGGCGGGCGTCAGAAGAAGAGGCGCGTGCTGCATTGGCCAATATGGAAAGCGCGCAAGAAGGCCTGGTGCGGGCCGAAAAAATGGCAGCACTGGGCCGCCTGGTAGCCGGAGTGGCCCACGAGCTCAATACCCCCATCGGCAACATCATGATGGTGGCCAGCACCCAGCAAGAAGTAGTGCACAAGCTCAGCGAGTCGGTGGCCTCCGGCGGATTGACCCGCAACGCCTTGATCAGCCTGGTGGGCCAAATCGACGAAGGCTCCGGCCTGATGCTGAGCAGCGCACGCCGTGCGGCCGAGCTGATACAAAACTTCAAACAGGTGGCGGTGGACCAGACCACCGACCAGCTGCGCGACTTTGAACTGGACCGCCAGATCGCTGAAATGCTGTCAGTGATCGCCCACGTGTTGTCCAAGACCCCCATCAAACTGGTCCAGCAGTTGGAGCCCGGCATCGCCATGCACAGTTACCCCGGCCCGCTGGGCCAGGTGCTGACCAACCTGGTCATGAATGCCGCCAAGCATGGTTTCAATGACACGCAGCCGGGCACCATCACCGTGACATGTATGCGCCAGGGCGACATGGCCTGCATCACGGTCACGGACAACGGTGTGGGTATTCCGCCTGAGAACGTGGGCAAGATTTTTGACCCCTTCTTCACCACCAAGCTTGGGCAGGGCGGCACGGGCCTGGGCCTGCACATCTCGCACAACATGGTCTACGGACCGCTGGGTGGCCGCATGACGGTCATGAGCACACCCGCCGTGGGCACCGCATTCACCCTGCTGCTGCCATTCTCTGCGCCAGGGTCCGACCGGCAGTGA
- a CDS encoding histone deacetylase family protein produces MITYYNHLHAQHQGKVEMFRGALVPCFEVPARADHVLAELQRRGLGTVEPPHPFDDAALETIHSPRYLRFLATAWDQWMALDPANADKDILPSVWPTRTFRTDVEPDNFAAKVGLYSYDAGSPFTAGTWVAARAGAHCALSAAERLVRGDRAAFALSRPPGHHAGADFFGGYCFLNNAALAAQHLRNAGMAKVAVLDIDYHHGNGTQAIFYDRPDVFFASIHGDPHTEYPFYLGHADETGVGAGQGANLNIPLPRGTGFARWSAALEHSLQAIQRFGADALVVSLGMDTFEGDPISGFTLQSADYLAVGQQLAAAGLPTVLVFEGGYAVAEVGVNAVNVLEAFFKA; encoded by the coding sequence GTGATTACCTACTACAACCACTTGCACGCCCAACACCAGGGCAAGGTCGAAATGTTCCGTGGCGCATTGGTGCCGTGTTTTGAGGTGCCGGCCCGCGCGGACCATGTTCTGGCTGAGTTGCAACGCCGGGGCCTTGGCACGGTGGAGCCTCCGCACCCGTTTGATGATGCAGCGCTGGAAACCATCCACAGCCCGCGGTACCTGCGCTTCCTGGCCACAGCATGGGACCAGTGGATGGCGCTGGACCCTGCCAACGCGGACAAGGACATCCTGCCCTCGGTCTGGCCCACGCGCACCTTTCGCACCGACGTAGAGCCCGACAACTTTGCCGCGAAGGTGGGCCTGTATTCCTACGACGCTGGCTCGCCCTTCACGGCCGGCACCTGGGTGGCGGCGCGCGCCGGCGCCCACTGCGCACTGAGCGCTGCGGAGCGGCTGGTGCGGGGCGACCGCGCCGCCTTTGCGTTGAGCCGCCCGCCAGGACACCATGCCGGGGCTGACTTTTTTGGCGGCTACTGCTTTTTAAACAACGCTGCACTGGCCGCCCAGCATCTGCGCAATGCCGGCATGGCCAAAGTTGCGGTGTTGGATATTGATTACCACCACGGCAATGGCACCCAGGCCATCTTTTATGACCGGCCCGACGTGTTTTTTGCCAGCATCCACGGCGACCCGCATACCGAATACCCGTTTTACCTGGGCCACGCGGATGAGACTGGTGTGGGGGCCGGGCAGGGTGCCAACCTCAACATCCCACTGCCCCGCGGCACCGGTTTTGCCCGCTGGTCCGCCGCACTGGAGCACAGCCTGCAAGCCATCCAGCGTTTTGGTGCCGATGCCCTGGTGGTGTCGCTGGGCATGGACACATTTGAGGGCGACCCCATCTCCGGCTTTACGCTGCAAAGTGCAGACTATCTTGCCGTGGGCCAGCAGCTGGCTGCTGCGGGTTTGCCAACGGTGCTGGTGTTTGAAGGTGGTTATGCGGTGGCAGAGGTCGGTGTCAACGCCGTCAATGTGCTGGAGGCCTTTTTTAAGGCTTGA
- a CDS encoding Lrp/AsnC family transcriptional regulator, translating to MSSKISKQALDTADRTILSLLQQDGTLSNAQLAEHLSLSVTPCWRRLKRLQDEGYITGYQANLNRRKLGLDVLAFVQLRFMVVTDTSVQQFEDIIRIHPAVLSCHKITGEADYMLQVVAADLDAYSDFVEALLRQVPGISMMHSSLAMREIKAVNRFPVA from the coding sequence ATGAGTTCAAAGATCTCAAAACAAGCGCTGGACACTGCAGACCGCACCATTCTGAGTCTGCTGCAGCAGGATGGCACCCTGTCCAACGCGCAGTTGGCCGAACACCTGTCCTTGAGCGTCACCCCCTGCTGGAGGCGGCTCAAACGCTTGCAGGACGAGGGCTATATCACCGGCTACCAGGCCAACCTGAACCGCCGCAAGCTCGGACTGGATGTGCTGGCCTTTGTGCAGCTGCGCTTCATGGTGGTCACCGATACGTCGGTCCAACAGTTTGAAGACATCATCCGCATCCACCCTGCGGTGTTGTCCTGCCACAAGATCACCGGCGAGGCGGATTACATGCTGCAGGTGGTGGCGGCCGATCTAGACGCCTATAGCGATTTTGTGGAGGCCCTGCTGCGCCAGGTGCCTGGCATCAGCATGATGCACTCCAGCCTGGCCATGCGGGAGATCAAGGCGGTGAACCGGTTTCCCGTGGCGTAG